A section of the Candidatus Saccharimonadales bacterium genome encodes:
- the rplF gene encoding 50S ribosomal protein L6 — MSRIGKLPVAIPSGVEITVDQGIITVKGPKGTLTQPVLSDVTVTIEGDSVVVNRKSDEKVAKSQHGLIRTLIANMVAGVTDGFEKKLRLSGVGYRVSGGGNTLNFSLGFSHPVTFTTPEGVEVAVNQNTITVKGISKQLVGQVAADIRALRKPEPYKGKGIKYSGEKIIRKAGKTGTK, encoded by the coding sequence ATGAGTCGAATCGGAAAGCTGCCAGTGGCCATCCCATCAGGCGTGGAAATCACGGTCGACCAGGGTATTATTACGGTCAAAGGACCAAAGGGCACACTGACCCAGCCAGTTCTTTCGGACGTAACAGTCACCATTGAAGGTGATAGCGTCGTTGTCAATCGCAAGTCGGATGAGAAGGTTGCTAAAAGCCAGCACGGCTTGATTCGCACCCTTATCGCCAACATGGTCGCTGGCGTAACAGACGGGTTCGAGAAGAAGCTGCGTCTTAGCGGTGTTGGCTACAGGGTCAGTGGTGGCGGTAACACTCTGAACTTCAGCCTAGGCTTCTCTCACCCTGTCACCTTTACCACTCCCGAGGGAGTTGAAGTAGCCGTCAACCAGAATACAATTACCGTTAAGGGTATCAGCAAGCAACTTGTTGGTCAGGTTGCCGCGGACATCCGAGCTCTACGCAAACCTGAACCGTATAAGGGCAAGGGTATCAAGTACTCGGGTGAAAAGATTATCCGTAAGGCCGGAAAGACAGGGACAAAGTAA
- the rpsE gene encoding 30S ribosomal protein S5 codes for MADEQQSQHQRRGRPGQGGQPQAEKIFEEYVINIDRVARVFNGGRRFRFKALAAVGDKKNRIGIGVAKGADVQSAVTKAVERAKRDMKTIPIYKGTIPHEVEARVGGAHILLKPAAPGTGLIAGGVVRSIVGLTGISNLLSKSLGSTNKVNCAYATLKALEMLVPYDEWVTTRNSKEVKPEAKATPKKPAAKKTATKEA; via the coding sequence ATGGCTGACGAACAGCAATCACAACATCAGCGCCGTGGACGGCCAGGTCAAGGCGGACAGCCACAAGCCGAGAAGATCTTCGAAGAGTATGTGATCAACATTGATCGTGTTGCGCGCGTCTTCAACGGTGGCCGTCGCTTCCGTTTTAAGGCACTCGCTGCCGTCGGTGACAAGAAGAACCGTATCGGTATCGGAGTTGCCAAAGGCGCCGATGTCCAGAGTGCCGTTACCAAGGCAGTCGAGCGAGCCAAGAGAGATATGAAGACTATACCGATCTACAAGGGCACTATTCCCCACGAAGTTGAGGCCCGGGTCGGCGGAGCCCATATCCTTCTCAAACCAGCAGCACCAGGTACCGGTCTTATCGCAGGCGGTGTCGTCCGCTCGATAGTCGGACTAACGGGTATCAGCAACCTACTCAGTAAGTCGCTCGGTTCGACGAATAAGGTTAACTGCGCCTACGCCACTCTTAAGGCCCTTGAGATGTTGGTCCCGTATGATGAGTGGGTTACTACACGCAACTCGAAAGAGGTGAAGCCTGAGGCGAAAGCTACCCCTAAGAAGCCCGCCGCCAAGAAGACGGCGACCAAGGAGGCTTAA
- the rplR gene encoding 50S ribosomal protein L18 — protein MNTNAHKLFNRFLRKRRIRSRVMGTPERPRLTVTISNRQISAQVIDDTKHKTLASSTTNKSAAKGTMTERATWVGTDIGKKAKKAGVNNVTFDRNGKQYHGRVAALADAARKEGLEF, from the coding sequence ATGAATACGAACGCACACAAGTTATTTAACCGATTCTTGCGCAAGCGACGCATCCGTTCGCGCGTGATGGGTACTCCTGAACGCCCTCGTCTGACAGTAACTATCTCAAATCGCCAGATAAGTGCCCAAGTTATCGACGACACCAAGCACAAGACCCTCGCATCGAGCACCACCAACAAGAGTGCCGCAAAGGGCACCATGACGGAAAGGGCTACTTGGGTTGGAACTGATATCGGCAAGAAAGCCAAGAAGGCGGGCGTTAATAATGTGACATTCGACCGTAATGGCAAACAATATCACGGTCGGGTTGCCGCCCTTGCCGACGCCGCACGTAAAGAAGGACTGGAGTTTTAG